A genome region from Triticum aestivum cultivar Chinese Spring chromosome 2B, IWGSC CS RefSeq v2.1, whole genome shotgun sequence includes the following:
- the LOC123039583 gene encoding uncharacterized protein, protein MLIFTLDNTRIGGTLGGDLDRSTGCFHLSDLAQVKMTLKNYFRAQNDLYLLQTDTSKIADGLIYEAADGCNYFPHIYGYIYGPGRIFAPHQLSVVVKADKIVLANNDFTCSLLGAAI, encoded by the exons ATGCTTATTTTCACTTTGGACAACACa CGCATCGGCGGCACCCTCGGCGGCGACCTCGACCGCTCTACTGGCTGCTTCCACCTCAGCGACCTCGCCCAG GTCAAGATGACGCTAAAGAATTATTTCCGTGCGCAAAATGATCTATACTTGCTACAAACTGACACTTCCAAG ATTGCAGATGGCTTAATTTATGAGGCAGCTGATGGTTGTAACTACTTTCCTCATATCTATGGCTAC ATCTATGGTCCTGGTCGCATCTTTGCACCCCATCAACTAAGTGTTGTTGTCAAGGCAGACAAAATAGTGCTGGCAAACAATGATTTTACTTGCAGTCTACTTGGAGCGGCCATCTAA